In Cryptomeria japonica chromosome 10, Sugi_1.0, whole genome shotgun sequence, a genomic segment contains:
- the LOC131858859 gene encoding uncharacterized protein LOC131858859, whose product MAHSEGAFLNRAPLFDGNDYVFWKVKMEAFIHSLDVRMWDVVTTKYNVPASVPTDADEKLKFELDKKARYALLCGLARDVFAKVIYCKSANDIWVKLETIYQGDDKVKESKLITLKTQFDNLKMSDDETIAAYFLRIEEVVNARKGLGEDIEEHDVVSKVIRSVLPKFETKISTLEEKKSFSKMTLHQLQGTLTAYEMRISSQASSSSKESAFKVEKNDESDSDLTDALEALLVKRMAKKYKSKPKCFSCGQLGHFAARCPNLELDECDEKSEKFSRKKPWNQNKRFKDFKKKSLFSKEDPNEESSDADEEGETLFMAEIVHTPKFESNEPESSSDLEIDVDLEEELLKSLQEIKRLKKSVANYETENQKLQDELIKANSIIEGQKFSLEEKDKKLKILQCSFEESTKQKTKLFFNGYCFNCNIFGHKAIFCKNSTG is encoded by the coding sequence ATGGCACATTCTGAAGGAGCTTTCCTTAATAGGGCACCTTTGTTTGATGGAAATGATTATGTTTTCTGGAAAGTTAAAATGGAAGCATTTATACATTCTCTAGATGTAAGGATGTGGGATGTAGTAACAACAAAATACAATGTTCCAGCGTCAGTTCCTACTGATGCAGATGAGAAACTAaaatttgaattagataagaagGCTAGATATGCTCTTCTTTGTGGTCTTGCTAGAGATGTCTTTGCCAAAGTCATTTATTGTAAATCTGCAAATGATATATGGGTAAAACTTGAAACTATCTATCAAGGAGATGACAAGGTTAAAGAATCTAAACTGATTACTCTTAAAACTCAGTTTGACAATCTGAAAATGAGTGATGATGAAACCATTGCTGCATATTTTTTaagaattgaggaagttgtgaatgcCAGGAAGGGTTTAGGTGAAGACATAGAAGaacatgatgttgtttcaaaggttATTAGGTCAGTCCTACctaaatttgaaacaaaaatttctacattagaagaaaagaaaagctttTCAAAAATGACCTTACATCAACTTCAAGGAACTCTAACTGCGTATGAAATGAGAATCAGCAGTCAAGCTAGTTCTTCATCAAAAGAATCAGCCTTTAAGGTTGAAAAGaatgatgagagtgattcagaTCTAACTGATGCTTTAGAAGCATTATTGGTTAAAAGAATGGCAAAGAAATATAAAAGCAAACCTAAATGCTTCAGTTGTGGTCAattaggacattttgctgctagaTGTCCAAATCTTGAACTTGATGAGTGTGATGAGAAATCTGAGAAATTTTCTAGGAAGAAGCCTTGGAATCAGAATAAAAGGTTTAAGGATTTCAAAAAGAAAAGTCTTTTTTCAAAAGAGGATCCAAatgaagaatctagtgatgcagATGAAGAAGGGGAAACATTATTTATGGCGGAAATAGTTCATACTCCTAAATTTGAATCAAATGAGCCTGAATCCTCATCTGATTTAGAGATAGacgtagatcttgaagaagaacttcTAAAATCCCTGCAAGAAATTAAAAGGTTAAAAAAATCAGTTGCAAATTATGAGACTGAAAATCAAAAACttcaagatgaattaataaaagcaAATTCAATTATAGAAGGTCAAAAATTCTCACttgaagaaaaggataaaaaacTGAAAATCTTGCAATGTTCTTTTGAAGAATCTACTAAACAGAAAACAAAGTTGtttttcaatggatattgtttCAACTGCAATATCTTTGGGCACAAAGCAATCTTTTGTAAAAATAGCACTGGTTAA